ACTTCACTATATTATTTTCCTAAACAAAATTGAGAGAACAACTGGTCAATTAAGCTTTCATGCACTGTGTCCCCAGTAATTTCACCAAGTATTTCCCACGTTCTTGTTAAATCAATTTGTACCATATCAATTGGTACACCATTTTCAATCGCCTCAACTGCATCACCGATTGTTTTTCCTGCTTGTGTTAATAATCCAATATGTCTCGCATTAGAAACATATGTCATATCTGCAGAATCGATTGTTCCTTCAAAGAATAAATCAGCTATTGCCTTTTCGAGTTCATCTATTCCTTGTTCCTCAATTAAGGATGTTGTAATAACACGATTTCCCGCGGCTAACTCTGTAACACGTTCCATATCAATCACTTGCGGTAAATCAGTCTTATTCACAATAACAATAAAGTCTTTTCCTTGTACCGCACGGAATAGATCTTCATCCTCATTTGTTAAAGCCTCGCTATAGTTGACAACAACTAATACTAAATCCGCTTGGCTCATCATTTCTTTTGAACGTTCCACACCAATTCGTTCAACAACATCTTCTGTCTCCCGAATACCGGCTGTATCTATAAGTTTAAGAGGTACACCACGCACGTTAACGTACTCTTCAATAACATCACGAGTTGTTCCTGCAATATCAGTTACAATTGCCTTTTTCTCCTGAACAAGACTATTTAATAACGATGATTTCCCAACGTTAGGTCT
This genomic interval from Bacillus thuringiensis contains the following:
- the mnmE gene encoding tRNA uridine-5-carboxymethylaminomethyl(34) synthesis GTPase MnmE; the protein is MEFDTIAAISTALGEGAIAIVRVSGDDAVEKVDRIFKGKDLTEVPSHTIHYGHIVDLDTNQVIEEVMVSIMRAPRTFTRENIVEINCHGGLVSVNKVLQLILAQGVRLAEPGEFTKRAFLNGRIDLSQAEAVMDLIRAKTDRAMNVAINQMEGRLSKLIGLLRQEILETLAHVEVNIDYPEYDDVEEMTHNILIEKATHVRSEIEKILETSKQGKILREGIATAIIGRPNVGKSSLLNSLVQEKKAIVTDIAGTTRDVIEEYVNVRGVPLKLIDTAGIRETEDVVERIGVERSKEMMSQADLVLVVVNYSEALTNEDEDLFRAVQGKDFIVIVNKTDLPQVIDMERVTELAAGNRVITTSLIEEQGIDELEKAIADLFFEGTIDSADMTYVSNARHIGLLTQAGKTIGDAVEAIENGVPIDMVQIDLTRTWEILGEITGDTVHESLIDQLFSQFCLGK